A genome region from Variovorax paradoxus includes the following:
- a CDS encoding DUF4148 domain-containing protein encodes MKFVSTSVSFSQIIAISSFAMLAAGGAKAESYDGVQSAVSAKSRAEVNAEAMRTASAPNQNVVRGSRGPETVAVSMERERVVAEAVRAAAAPDQNVSSGSRVNSKVISTMQNPVDARASAANAKSSRL; translated from the coding sequence ATGAAGTTCGTCTCCACCTCCGTCTCGTTCTCCCAGATCATCGCCATCAGCTCGTTCGCCATGCTCGCCGCCGGCGGAGCCAAGGCCGAGAGCTACGACGGCGTGCAATCCGCGGTGTCGGCCAAGAGCCGCGCCGAAGTCAACGCCGAAGCCATGCGTACCGCATCGGCGCCCAACCAGAACGTGGTGCGAGGCTCGCGCGGCCCCGAGACCGTGGCGGTGTCGATGGAACGCGAGCGCGTCGTCGCCGAGGCGGTGCGCGCCGCGGCCGCACCCGACCAGAACGTGTCGTCCGGCTCGCGCGTGAACAGCAAGGTCATCTCGACCATGCAGAACCCCGTTGACGCGCGCGCCTCGGCCGCCAACGCCAAGAGCAGCCGCCTGTAA
- a CDS encoding DUF4260 domain-containing protein: protein MRSPPVSAHFVALRQPLPRGRDQWPGEAGSTVPQAQSVGAAGGVRALLRIEGAAVFAVALAAYAQFGAGWGTFALWLLVPDLSLLGYLAGPRVGALLYNAAHSYAGPVLLLALGLFAAMPWAVAGSLIWLVHIGLDRALGYGLKYAAGFAFTHLGRIGKADPW, encoded by the coding sequence ATGCGCTCGCCCCCCGTCTCCGCGCACTTCGTGGCGCTTCGCCAACCGCTTCCCCGGGGGCGGGACCAGTGGCCCGGCGAAGCCGGCTCCACAGTGCCCCAGGCACAGAGCGTCGGGGCAGCGGGCGGCGTTCGCGCGCTGCTGCGCATCGAAGGCGCCGCGGTGTTCGCCGTGGCGCTGGCCGCCTACGCGCAGTTCGGCGCCGGCTGGGGCACGTTCGCGCTCTGGCTGCTGGTGCCCGATCTCTCGCTGCTGGGCTACCTCGCGGGGCCACGCGTGGGTGCGCTGCTCTACAACGCGGCGCATTCGTACGCGGGCCCCGTGCTGCTGCTGGCGCTCGGCCTGTTCGCGGCCATGCCGTGGGCGGTGGCTGGCAGCCTGATCTGGCTGGTCCACATCGGCCTGGACCGCGCGCTGGGCTACGGGCTGAAGTACGCCGCGGGCTTTGCCTTCACGCACCTGGGGCGCATCGGAAAGGCCGATCCATGGTGA
- a CDS encoding Spy/CpxP family protein refolding chaperone: MKHWIKRTLFGFAGAAMVAGSIAGCAGHRHGWGSGDSAEFRAKMVERVGSRLELDANQKQKLTVLAEKLQAQRAAMRGAGGSGDPRSQFKALFAGNKLDQAGATRLIEEKTIAVRNGSPEIIAAAADFYDNLNAAQQQKVRDFMERGGRRWS; encoded by the coding sequence ATGAAACACTGGATCAAACGCACTCTCTTCGGATTCGCTGGCGCTGCGATGGTGGCCGGCAGCATCGCCGGCTGTGCCGGGCACCGCCACGGCTGGGGAAGCGGCGACAGCGCGGAGTTCCGCGCGAAGATGGTCGAGCGGGTCGGCAGCAGGCTCGAGCTCGACGCCAACCAGAAGCAGAAGCTCACCGTGCTCGCCGAGAAGCTGCAGGCGCAGCGCGCGGCGATGCGCGGCGCGGGCGGCTCGGGCGATCCGCGCTCGCAGTTCAAGGCACTGTTCGCGGGCAACAAGCTCGACCAGGCCGGCGCAACGCGCCTGATCGAAGAGAAGACCATCGCGGTGCGCAACGGCAGCCCTGAAATCATCGCTGCGGCTGCGGACTTCTACGACAACCTGAACGCCGCCCAGCAGCAGAAGGTGCGCGACTTCATGGAGCGCGGTGGCCGCCGCTGGAGCTGA